One genomic window of Polyangium aurulentum includes the following:
- a CDS encoding serine/threonine protein kinase, with product MSENQRYRVIKRLASGGMAEVFVAESAGIEGFRKQVAIKRVLPQLSRNNQFIEMFLDEARLCARLAHSNVVSVFDIGVGDNTYFIVMEYVDGADLKQVIEYQKKSGRPMPVEAACFIATKICQGLAYAHDLRDGDGAALDIVHRDVTPANVLITRNGEVKIVDFGLAKASSQLAESDAGVIKGKFGYLAPETVMELPVDRRVDVFAAGIILWEMLAGRRLFLGDTDYQTVNLVRNAQIPSLPNVPPQLEEILRTALARDRDLRYQTARDFGRDLVRFLYKFGRPVSEYEVSDIVQGAAGGPVVKKPALDIGDLIDQVLLEFKSLTQQEQEKTGNTQMPPPSSFQPELFRLSNGAPSSPADSDPLSGGLGGLSDELEGPDEPAAQQDKSKVPTAWWRGLISR from the coding sequence ATGTCGGAGAACCAACGCTACCGGGTCATCAAGCGCCTCGCGTCAGGCGGTATGGCCGAGGTGTTCGTCGCGGAGAGCGCAGGGATCGAGGGCTTTCGCAAGCAGGTCGCGATCAAGCGCGTCTTGCCGCAGCTGAGCCGGAACAACCAGTTCATCGAGATGTTCCTCGACGAGGCCCGCCTGTGCGCGCGCCTCGCGCACTCGAACGTCGTCAGCGTGTTCGACATCGGCGTCGGCGACAACACGTACTTCATCGTCATGGAGTACGTCGACGGCGCCGACTTGAAGCAGGTGATCGAGTACCAGAAGAAGTCGGGCCGCCCCATGCCGGTCGAGGCCGCGTGCTTCATCGCCACGAAGATCTGCCAGGGCCTCGCGTACGCACATGATCTGCGCGACGGGGACGGAGCGGCGCTCGACATCGTCCACCGCGACGTCACGCCCGCCAACGTGCTCATCACGCGCAACGGCGAGGTGAAGATCGTGGACTTCGGTCTCGCCAAGGCGAGTAGCCAGCTCGCCGAGAGCGACGCGGGCGTGATCAAGGGCAAGTTCGGCTATCTCGCGCCCGAGACGGTCATGGAGCTGCCGGTCGACCGGCGCGTCGACGTCTTCGCCGCGGGCATCATCCTCTGGGAGATGCTCGCGGGCCGCAGGCTCTTCCTCGGCGACACCGACTACCAGACCGTGAACCTCGTGCGCAACGCGCAGATCCCGTCCTTGCCCAACGTGCCGCCGCAGCTCGAGGAGATCCTCCGCACGGCGCTCGCCCGCGACCGGGACCTCCGCTACCAGACCGCGCGCGACTTCGGCCGCGATCTCGTGCGCTTCCTCTACAAGTTCGGCCGCCCGGTCAGCGAGTACGAGGTCAGCGACATCGTGCAGGGCGCGGCCGGCGGCCCCGTGGTCAAGAAGCCGGCCCTCGACATCGGCGACCTCATCGACCAGGTGCTGCTCGAGTTCAAATCCCTCACGCAGCAGGAGCAGGAGAAGACGGGCAACACCCAGATGCCCCCGCCCTCGAGCTTCCAGCCCGAGCTGTTCCGCCTCTCGAACGGCGCGCCCTCGTCCCCGGCCGACTCCGACCCGCTGAGCGGCGGCCTCGGCGGCCTCTCCGACGAGCTCGAGGGCCCGGACGAGCCGGCTGCGCAGCAGGACAAGTCGAAGGTCCCGACGGCCTGGTGGCGCGGGCTCATCTCCCGCTGA